The Chitinophaga pinensis DSM 2588 region GTCCATGGCTGATCGTTTACTGAAAGCAAGGTAAAGATTCATTTTTTAAGATGGCGCTTCGCAAGATTTTATATTATTTTGTGATATAAACCATTATAAGTGCGAACCCTCTTTTTAGTTTTATTTATAGCATTGACCGGCTGTCAGACTGTTCCCCCTCCAGGCGTCACCACGGATACGACTGTTACACCAGACGAATCAGGGAAAAGTGAAGTACAGCGAACGTATGAGGAGAATGCTGGTTACAGAGATTCCGTTACCAGACAAGTGCTTCGTGATGCGCTCAGTTACGCAGCAGTTCATTCAAAAGAGGGCCAATTTACTCATCAGTTACTGATGCCTGTGCAGGAAGGAGACACGCTCCGCACTGCCCTTATTTATGGACATCTGTTTGATCCGGCAAGGACACATTTGTATGTGAAAGGTACGACCGGTAATTTCCAGTTTGATGTTCTCGAACAGGTATATTTATTTGAGCAGGATCATTTCAGGTTAATAACAAGCGATACAATCCCGGTGAACAATTTTGTAGGAGATAGTATTGGCGATGTGAATGGAGATAAGCTGAAAGATTATATGTTGATCACCTATGCTTCTTCCGGTTGCTGTCTGCGGAATGACTATACTGTTTACAGATATGATCCCCGTACAGGAGGCTTTGGGGATACTTATCATTTTATCAATCCTGACTTTTTTCCTGATGAAAAGATCATTCGTGGTGTTAAATATGGTCATCCGGGAGAAGTGCCCCTCTATAAACTACAATGGAAGGATACCATTGTGGAACCCGTAGAATATATCTACAGGGATCCGGAAAATAAAAAACAGTTCATCCGTACTAAAGCAGAAGGTTATCCGCCGCATAGAGAGAAAGGGGAGATACTGAAAAAAGTACCGGCAGAATATCTTCATATTGAAGGATATGACTGGTTTATGCTGGAGTCCTAAGTAATAGCATTAAAGAAAATAACCATTACCCGATGAATACCATTACCACAACAATCTTTTTCATTACCGTTATCGCACGTTTTATTAGTGTGGCTATCTCTGGTTCAAACGAGCGTAAGCTTAAAAAAATGGGCGCCGTGGAGTACGGTAAAAAGAATTCCACCTTACTGGTGCTGGCGCATACGCTTTATTATGTTGCCGCCGCAACAGAAGGATCGCTGAGAGGCGCCTTTTTTGATGATACCGTCAGCTATCTCGGACTGGGTATTTTTGTAGCGGCCATTGGTATGCTGTATTATGTGATTTATTCGATCAGACACGTATGGACTGTCAAACTGATCATTGCACCTCCCGGCTACCACGCTATTAATAAGTCCGTATTATTTCGCCTGGTAAAACATCCGAATTATTACCTGAATATTATACCGGAACTGATTGGTCTGGCTATTTTCTTCCATGCCTGGATAACGCTGATAGCAGGATTAATGATCTATCTGATCCCGCTGGTAAACAGGATAAAGGAAGAGGAAAGGGTGATGAAATCAACATTTACAGAATACTAAAATGAGAAGGCTTTAAGGAACACTTAAAGCCTTTTTTATATCCATTCTTTGCGAAATGATAATTGTCATAGTCGCCTGTCGGGTATTTAGTAGCTTTGAGGCGTAAATTGGATTTACATGAATGATTTCATAGCTGCCAGGTCGCAGATGGCACTGTCTTTAGGCTTTCATATCGTATTCTCCTGTATCGGTATGGTGATGCCTTTTTTTATGGCTGTAGCGCACTTTTACTGGCTGAGAACAAATGATGTTGTATACAGGAATATTACCAAAGCATGGAGTAAGGGAGTGGCAATCTTCTTTGCTACCGGCGCCGTGTCAGGAACCGTATTGTCTTTTGAATTGGGATTGCTGTGGCCTGAGTTTATGAAACACGCAGGACCCATCTTCGGGATGCCTTTTTCATTGGAAGGGACTGCCTTTTTCATAGAGGCCATTGCGTTGGGTTTCTTTCTATATGGATGGGGAAGGTTTAACCGCTGGTTTCACTGGTTTACAGGTGTGGTAGTAGGTGTCAGCGGACTGGTATCTGGTATACTAGTTGTGGCTGCGAATGCCTGGATGAATAGCCCTGCGGGATTTGACTACGTCAACGGACAATACCTGAATATAGATCCGATCAAAGCGATGTTTAATGATGCCTGGTTTTCTCAGGCATTGCATATGTGTATAGCGGCGTTTGCAGCAACGGGGTTTGCCGTAGCGGGTATACATGCGCTCATGATTCTCAAGAAAAAGAATATCCGTTTTCATACACAATCCTTCCGGATCGCGGCCGTGTTTGCGTGTATAGCAGCGTTGCTGCAACCGCTAAGCGGAGATATTTCTGCAAAAGATGTGTCTAAAAGACAGCCTGCTAAGCTGGCGGCGATGGAAGCCCATTTTCATACAGAAGCAGCGGCGCCACTGATACTGGGTGGAGTACCTGACGAAGAAGCAAAGGAAGTAAAATACGCGATTAAATTACCCGGAATGCTCAGCTTCATGGTACATAGCAATTTTGAAACGCCTGTCAACGGACTGGATAAAATACCTGAAGCGGATCATCCACCGGTAGCAATTACACACTATGCGTTTCAGGTGATGGTGGGAATAGGAATGCTGTTGTTACTGATCTCTGTGTGTTATTTTATCGCTATCTGGAAGAAGAGAAGCTGGATGCAGCAGGCCTGGTTCCTGCGGGCATTCGTATTGGCCACGCCTATGGGGTTTATTGCTGTGGAAGCAGGATGGACAGTGACTGAAGTCGGCCGTCAACCCTGGATCATCAATGGTATCATGCGTACCGCAGATGCCGTTACACCGATGCCGGGTATTGCCTATTCTTTTTACATCTTTACAGCAGTCTATATCTCCCTTTCCCTGATCGTGACTTTCCTGTTATACAGGCAGATCAGGATGGTTGGTAAATTATATGATGTTTCACCGTCAGCTTAAAACTTCAGTATCATGATCTATGTAGTGATTGCATATCTATGGGCAGCTATTCTGCTGTATATCTTATTAGGCGGAGCTGATTTTGGCGCGGGCATCATCGAGATGTTTACTTCTGCAAAGAATAAACAATATACACGTACCACCATGTACCAGGCAATCGGTCCGGTATGGGAAGCTAATCATATGTGGCTGATCATAGCCATT contains the following coding sequences:
- a CDS encoding isoprenylcysteine carboxyl methyltransferase family protein, encoding MNTITTTIFFITVIARFISVAISGSNERKLKKMGAVEYGKKNSTLLVLAHTLYYVAAATEGSLRGAFFDDTVSYLGLGIFVAAIGMLYYVIYSIRHVWTVKLIIAPPGYHAINKSVLFRLVKHPNYYLNIIPELIGLAIFFHAWITLIAGLMIYLIPLVNRIKEEERVMKSTFTEY
- a CDS encoding cytochrome ubiquinol oxidase subunit I encodes the protein MNDFIAARSQMALSLGFHIVFSCIGMVMPFFMAVAHFYWLRTNDVVYRNITKAWSKGVAIFFATGAVSGTVLSFELGLLWPEFMKHAGPIFGMPFSLEGTAFFIEAIALGFFLYGWGRFNRWFHWFTGVVVGVSGLVSGILVVAANAWMNSPAGFDYVNGQYLNIDPIKAMFNDAWFSQALHMCIAAFAATGFAVAGIHALMILKKKNIRFHTQSFRIAAVFACIAALLQPLSGDISAKDVSKRQPAKLAAMEAHFHTEAAAPLILGGVPDEEAKEVKYAIKLPGMLSFMVHSNFETPVNGLDKIPEADHPPVAITHYAFQVMVGIGMLLLLISVCYFIAIWKKRSWMQQAWFLRAFVLATPMGFIAVEAGWTVTEVGRQPWIINGIMRTADAVTPMPGIAYSFYIFTAVYISLSLIVTFLLYRQIRMVGKLYDVSPSA